Within the Oceanimonas doudoroffii genome, the region GATGTGCGGGTGGATGCCCGCCCCGCCGGCCAGCCGGAGCGCTCCGGGCTGTGCGTTCATGTGCAGGACACCGGCATCGGTATTTCCGAAAGCCAGCGCCGTCAGCTGTTCCAGGCCTTTAATCAGGCCGACTCCAGCATTTCCCGGCGCTACGGCGGCACCGGCCTGGGCCTGGTGATCACCCAGAAGCTGGTGCATCAAATGGCGGGCGATATCGAACTTTATTCCGAGCCGGGCTCGGGATCGGTGTTCAGTTTTACCCTGGAGCTGGACAAGGCCGCCCTGCCCCTGGCCGAGCCCCTGCCCCTGGCGGAGCTGGCCGACAAGACGGTGCTCTATTTGGAGGAAGACAGCTTCAGCCGCCGGGCCACCAGCGCCCTGCTGCGGGAATGGGGCGTACAGGTGCTTTACGAGCCCTCTCCTCACAGCCAGGTAGACATCGCCCTGCTCGGTTTTGGCCCCGACGCCCTGCCCAGTCAGATGGAGCAGGAGCTCAAACGCCAGCTGGCCTTTGACAACAAGACGGTGATCCTGCTGAGCTCCACCGATCCCACCCTGAGCGACTCCCTGCTGACCGCCGGTGCCGCCTATTGCCTGAGCAAGCCGGCCCACTATCAGAAACTGGCCCAAGCGCTGAGCGATCCCCAGGGACGCGACGAACAGCCGCAGGTGCCCATTGCCCTGCCCCCACCCGCCCGCCGTCAGCCGCTCAGGGTACTGGCGGTGGATGACAATCCGGCCAACCTCAAGCTGATCAGCGCCATGCTGGGCGAGCTGGTCAACCGGGTAGATACCTGTCGCAATGGCCAGGAGGCGCTCGATACCGCTACCTCCCAGCCCTACGACATCATCTTTATGGACATTCAGATGCCGGTGATGGACGGTATTCAGGCCACCCGCGGCATTCGCGCCCAGGGGGGGCCCAACGCCACCACCCCCATAGTGGCCGTCACCGCCCATGCCATCGACGGCGAGCGGGATCGGCTGCTGGGCCAGGGCATGGACGATTACCTGGCCAAGCCCATCGACGAGGCGGTGCTGGCACGCATTATTCAGCGCTTTGCCAGCCGTCCCCCGGCCCCCGGCCAGATCGACTGGCCGCAGGCGCTGCAGCGGGCCGGGGGCAAGGAGGAACTGGCCCGGGAAATGCTCGGCCTGCTGGTGCAGAGCCTCGACGAGTTCACCCCCATGCTGCAGTCGGCCCTCACCGGCAAGCTGAATGGCGAGGGGCTGTATCCCTCGTTGCACAAACTGCACGGCGGCGCCGTCTACTGCGGCGTGCCCCAGCTGCAGTCATTGCTGGCCGGCCTGGAACAGGCCCTACTCGACAAGCAGCCGCTGGACGCCCTGGAGCCGGAGCTGCTGGAGCTGGAAGAGCGAATGGAACAGGTAAGGGAAGAAGCGAAAGCTTTTTTGTGAGGGGTGAGGGGTGAGGAGACACACTCCTGTCCCCTCACTCCTCACAAACGGTCAGACGCCCTGACGGGCTTCACGCAGCAGCCGTTTCATATCGCGCACCGCCTTTTCCAGGCCGTCAAAGGCGGCACGGGCGATGATGGCATGGCCGATGTTCAGCTCCAGCATCTCGGGAATGGCGGCAATGGGCTTGACGTTGTGGTAGTGCAGGCCGTGACCGCCGTTGACCTTGAGCCCCTGATCATGGGCATGGGAAGCCGACGCGGCAATACGCTTGAGCTCGGCCAGGCGCTCGGCCTCGTCGGGGGCATCGGCGTAGTGGCCGGTGTGAATTTCGATATAGGGTGCGCCCGTGGCCACCGCCGCGTCGATCTGGGCCTTGTCGGCGTCGATAAACAGCGACACCTTGATGCCCGCCTCACGCAGCCGGGTGACGGCATCGGTCACTTTGTCGAGCTGGCCGGCCACATCCAGGCCCCCTTCCGTGGTCACTTCTTCCCGCTTTTCCGGCACCAGGCAGACAAAGGCCGGCTTGATGCGGCAGGCGATGTCGATCATCTCGTCGGTGACCGCCATCTCCAGATTCATTCTGGTCTGAATGGTGTGCGCCAGGATCTCCACGTCCCTGTCGGTGATGTGGCGGCGATCCTCGCGCAGATGCACGGTAATGCCGTCGGCACCCGCCTGCTCGGCCACCGCCGCCGCCTGCACCGGATCCGGATAGCTGGTGCCGCGGGCGTTGCGCAAGGTGGCGATATGGTCGATGTTCACACCCAAATACAGTTCACTCACTGGGACTTCCTCTCTTTCCTTTGATAAACAGGGCCCGGCTTTTCAGTACCCGCCCTTCCAGATAGGGCGCCAGCGCCAGGCGGCTGAAGCGCTTGGCCGCCGCCAGAACCTCGGGGCTGCTCAGTTCGAGCTCGGCCAGAGCATGCAGCCAGTCGCCGCGAAAGGCGCCGGGCTCGGGGCCATCCAGCGCCATAAAGCCGGCTTCGGGCAGGTAAGCATACCAGCCTTGAAGAACCACCGCTGCCCCGGTATCGGCATCTTGAGTAAAATCCACTCCGTAACCGAGTACATTCAGCATGTAAAACTCGAAACGCCGCAGTACTGGCTCAATCCCGCTGCCTGATCCCAGCTGTCGCAGGGTATCGAAGTAAACGTCAAATACCTCGTCAAAGGGCGTCTGTGCTTCCAGCAGGTAATAGATCAGTTCGTTGAGATAGAGGCCGCTGTAGAGGGCGGTACCGGTCAGGGTCAGGGCCGGAGCGGTGGCTTCGGCGCCGTACAGGGTTTTCAGTTCGCCCTTGCCACCAAAGGTCAGTCGCAGGGGCACAAAGGGCTGCAACAGCCCCTTGAGGGGTGAGCGGGGCTGGCGACTGCCCCGGGCCACCAGACTCTGCCGCCCCTGCTCTCGAGTGAATACCTCCACCAGCTGGCTGGTTTCCCGATAGGGGCGGCTGTGAATGACAAAGGCGGCATGCGCCATGCTCAGTCGTCG harbors:
- the recO gene encoding DNA repair protein RecO; translation: MAHAAFVIHSRPYRETSQLVEVFTREQGRQSLVARGSRQPRSPLKGLLQPFVPLRLTFGGKGELKTLYGAEATAPALTLTGTALYSGLYLNELIYYLLEAQTPFDEVFDVYFDTLRQLGSGSGIEPVLRRFEFYMLNVLGYGVDFTQDADTGAAVVLQGWYAYLPEAGFMALDGPEPGAFRGDWLHALAELELSSPEVLAAAKRFSRLALAPYLEGRVLKSRALFIKGKRGSPSE
- the barA gene encoding two-component sensor histidine kinase BarA — encoded protein: MTKYGLRARVLAFTIIPTLVIGILLASYFSVNRYQQLEDALIQEGVNVIEPLALASELALSSRNREALNRLLSSIHRNNSPLVSAIALFDDEGRLLVTSNYHRNLDRLRLAKDSPIPLLTRVETGDDGIVLRTPVITDAPQADAPWEESSARPIGYVAMQLTDDSAMLLHYRDTFFAGLIVLLGVCLSALFGVRLIKGVSQPITDMVSAVYKIREGRLDTRVSGEFTGELEMLKNGINAMAKSLSEYHDEMQQNIDQATSDLRETLEQIEIQNIELDMAKKRAQEAARVKTEFLANMSHELRTPLNGVIGFARQLQKTKLTSSQLDYLKTIEKSARNLLGIINDILDFSKLEAGKLKMEQIPFSLRDTLQEVMTLLAPSAHDKGLELSLRVDAAVHDSLVGDPLRLQQVLNNLVGNAIKFTEQGNVDVRVDARPAGQPERSGLCVHVQDTGIGISESQRRQLFQAFNQADSSISRRYGGTGLGLVITQKLVHQMAGDIELYSEPGSGSVFSFTLELDKAALPLAEPLPLAELADKTVLYLEEDSFSRRATSALLREWGVQVLYEPSPHSQVDIALLGFGPDALPSQMEQELKRQLAFDNKTVILLSSTDPTLSDSLLTAGAAYCLSKPAHYQKLAQALSDPQGRDEQPQVPIALPPPARRQPLRVLAVDDNPANLKLISAMLGELVNRVDTCRNGQEALDTATSQPYDIIFMDIQMPVMDGIQATRGIRAQGGPNATTPIVAVTAHAIDGERDRLLGQGMDDYLAKPIDEAVLARIIQRFASRPPAPGQIDWPQALQRAGGKEELAREMLGLLVQSLDEFTPMLQSALTGKLNGEGLYPSLHKLHGGAVYCGVPQLQSLLAGLEQALLDKQPLDALEPELLELEERMEQVREEAKAFL
- the pdxJ gene encoding pyridoxine 5'-phosphate synthase, with product MSELYLGVNIDHIATLRNARGTSYPDPVQAAAVAEQAGADGITVHLREDRRHITDRDVEILAHTIQTRMNLEMAVTDEMIDIACRIKPAFVCLVPEKREEVTTEGGLDVAGQLDKVTDAVTRLREAGIKVSLFIDADKAQIDAAVATGAPYIEIHTGHYADAPDEAERLAELKRIAASASHAHDQGLKVNGGHGLHYHNVKPIAAIPEMLELNIGHAIIARAAFDGLEKAVRDMKRLLREARQGV